A region of Mauremys mutica isolate MM-2020 ecotype Southern chromosome 2, ASM2049712v1, whole genome shotgun sequence DNA encodes the following proteins:
- the LOC123365040 gene encoding centromere protein F-like: MQSCAHSLTQDNEQEYEPDGLPELVRKGFADIPTGKTNPCVLRRTALNLKTSPRLAAQSQNLSPYGQRLQKGRSDNFAKISKPTAGGSKSPKVDDAQQCQAETAIEPMESRSPLCMKKQHTQAVAENSRKNLHTHQGRCSLSTQKLPDRNEQNKNCMVQ; this comes from the exons ATGCAATCCT GTGCACATTCACTGACCCAGGACAACGAGCAAGAGTATGAGCCAGACGGACTcccagagctggtcagaaaag GCTTTGCTGATATTCCTACTGGGAAAACCAACCCCTGTGTTTTGCGCAGAACAGCGCTAAACCTAAAGACCAGTCCCCGTCTTGCTGCTCAAAGCCAAAATTTGTCACCATATGGCCAACGTTTACAAAAAGGCAGGTCAGATAATTTTGCCAAGATCTCTAAACCGACAGCTGGTGGCAGCAAATCACCAAAG GTAGATGATGCTCAGCAGTGCCAAGCAGAAACAGCTATTGAACCTATGGAATCAAGATCTCCTCTTTGCATGAAGAAGCAACACACACAAGCTGTTGCTGAGAACTCAAGGAAGAATCTCCACACACACCAAGGCAGATGTTCCTTGAGCACACAAAAACTACCTGATcggaatgaacaaaacaaaaactgtatGGTACAGTAA